The window CGGTGGCAAGACTGTAAAGGAGGTTAGAGACAACCAGACGAGGTTTCAACTCGGCGTTCTCGATATGCAGATCGAACAGGAAGCGGACCTTTCACCGGATGAAGTAGTTTTTCTTGACAGAGCGATTCCCGATGCGTTGGCGTACTGCCGCTTTCTGAACCTTCCCCCGGATAAAAAGCTAATCAATGCAATACACACGGCGTCGTATAAAAAGATATTTATTCTCGATAAACTACCTTTGGTCAAGGACTACGCACGAACTGAGGATGCGGCGGCGCAGAAAAGGATCCACGAGTTGATTACCGATGTTTATGAGTCGTTGCCGTTTCCGGTTATCCACGTTCCGATACTGCCGCCGGAAGAACGTGTTGACTATATCCTTAAAAGACTTAAGTGAAAGTAACAAGAAGAAAATGTCATAGAGGCGGTTCGTTCG is drawn from Acidobacteriota bacterium and contains these coding sequences:
- a CDS encoding ATP-binding protein — protein: MSKSAPGRGSPTNWYVVTGGPSSGKTTTVNLLATRGYKTTIEHARHYLDTQRAGGKTVKEVRDNQTRFQLGVLDMQIEQEADLSPDEVVFLDRAIPDALAYCRFLNLPPDKKLINAIHTASYKKIFILDKLPLVKDYARTEDAAAQKRIHELITDVYESLPFPVIHVPILPPEERVDYILKRLK